One genomic window of Psychrobacter cibarius includes the following:
- a CDS encoding DMT family transporter, with the protein MNTISQPSSRKNPLFTLSPLMKGYVAMIVVILIWSGFALTVRAVGASSLSMADVMLIRFSVPLLLLTPWVFSSLKEIKNMRGADIIFILFGGVPFLLLATFGASTAPAAYVGTILTGTPVFFAALLSFIFYCQRISLKKFLAFMIIFFGVATMMVGNAGPTPSSLLQGMAFLLIASLVWAGYTLGLKSTSLSPIAVAIVLSYTAFFVTLVMVLSGLLETNLGAVSFDDALPFILIQGVGVGIVSTIGFSYAVNKLGSIRTLLLGSLSPGLTALLAALILNESLSIAMLCGIVLSTIGVILSNRAK; encoded by the coding sequence ATGAATACCATTTCTCAGCCTTCCTCACGCAAAAACCCCTTGTTCACCCTGTCTCCGCTGATGAAAGGCTATGTGGCGATGATTGTTGTGATATTGATTTGGTCAGGCTTTGCATTGACTGTACGAGCGGTTGGAGCATCGTCGTTAAGCATGGCTGATGTCATGCTCATTCGATTTAGCGTGCCACTACTTTTATTGACGCCTTGGGTATTCTCTAGTTTGAAGGAAATCAAAAACATGAGAGGGGCTGATATCATTTTTATTTTATTCGGCGGTGTTCCTTTTCTGTTGCTCGCCACCTTTGGTGCGAGTACTGCTCCTGCCGCTTATGTTGGTACTATTTTGACAGGGACGCCAGTATTTTTTGCCGCACTCTTGTCCTTTATTTTTTACTGCCAACGTATATCACTAAAGAAATTTTTGGCATTCATGATTATTTTCTTTGGCGTAGCCACGATGATGGTAGGGAACGCAGGACCAACACCTAGTAGTTTGCTACAGGGGATGGCCTTTTTACTGATTGCGAGTTTGGTTTGGGCAGGTTACACCTTAGGCTTAAAAAGTACGAGCTTGAGTCCAATAGCGGTTGCTATCGTCCTTTCTTACACTGCATTTTTTGTGACATTAGTGATGGTTCTATCTGGTCTTCTAGAGACCAACCTTGGGGCTGTCTCTTTTGACGATGCGCTACCTTTTATCTTAATACAGGGCGTTGGCGTTGGTATTGTCTCAACCATTGGGTTTTCTTATGCGGTCAACAAGCTTGGGTCGATTCGCACCTTATTGCTTGGCTCCTTGTCTCCTGGACTAACCGCTTTACTCGCAGCGTTGATACTCAATGAGTCTTTATCAATTGCAATGCTATGCGGCATCGTGTTAAGCACAATTGGTGTCATTTTATCCAATCGAGCGAAGTAA
- a CDS encoding Lrp/AsnC family transcriptional regulator has protein sequence MDKIDRHILEVLQKEGRLSTAELAERIGLSPSPCARRLKRLEDEFYIEGYQANINRAKAGIAMSFFVEVSLSNHQEGSITAFENALSEMDEVINGHVVSGPYDYLLEVVSTDLNGYEEFTRKLHKLTSVKDIHTHLSVRRVINKTTLPIFM, from the coding sequence ATGGATAAAATCGACCGTCATATTTTGGAAGTGCTTCAGAAAGAAGGACGCTTATCAACAGCTGAATTAGCCGAGCGTATTGGTCTGTCACCCTCACCTTGTGCTAGGCGCCTGAAACGTTTAGAAGATGAATTTTATATAGAAGGCTATCAAGCGAACATAAATAGAGCTAAAGCTGGCATTGCGATGAGCTTTTTTGTGGAAGTCAGTCTGAGCAACCATCAAGAAGGATCGATTACAGCCTTCGAAAATGCTTTATCTGAGATGGATGAGGTAATCAATGGACATGTTGTTTCGGGCCCTTATGATTACTTATTGGAAGTAGTCAGCACAGACCTCAACGGTTATGAAGAATTTACTCGTAAATTGCATAAGCTTACTAGCGTTAAAGACATACATACCCACTTATCAGTGAGAAGAGTGATTAATAAAACAACGTTGCCTATTTTTATGTAA
- a CDS encoding DUF3658 domain-containing protein yields the protein MLTLHIANGASASGTLKHYFEQNKLDGTNEVLCFDDYLAIGPLYDGNKVNDHQLLNQRANYLFDMLQIAHLEEFADATIEDQWLIDITKDISKLCHFNFTHYHKVVIWHGDNAPERSLLYLCCHIIDEHKLYHISINDYNLSTHMLRGVGACSLEMLDFLHNQEKKINPVDCVQHAQLWQTLVKSSKRPDSLLRIFESNEVKSVGEDYFDKQILTQCQEQGQGQGQGQENFVLMMALVGRVLGLSEQLITDTFIIARVYYLIQNTSLEYQGDLDQPRQLQVRVRD from the coding sequence ATGCTTACCCTTCATATTGCTAACGGCGCATCAGCTTCTGGCACTTTAAAACATTATTTCGAACAAAATAAGCTTGATGGTACAAACGAAGTGTTGTGCTTTGATGACTATTTGGCCATTGGCCCTTTATATGATGGTAATAAAGTCAATGATCATCAACTGTTAAACCAACGAGCCAACTATCTATTTGATATGTTACAAATAGCGCATCTCGAAGAATTCGCTGACGCAACTATTGAAGATCAATGGTTAATAGATATTACTAAAGACATCAGTAAATTATGTCACTTTAACTTTACTCATTACCACAAAGTGGTTATATGGCATGGAGATAATGCGCCTGAACGGTCGTTACTCTATTTGTGTTGCCATATAATTGATGAGCATAAACTCTACCATATCAGTATTAACGACTATAACCTCTCTACTCATATGCTACGTGGAGTGGGTGCCTGTTCTCTTGAAATGTTAGACTTCCTGCATAATCAAGAAAAAAAGATCAATCCTGTAGATTGCGTGCAACATGCACAATTATGGCAAACGCTCGTTAAGTCCTCGAAGCGACCTGATAGCTTATTGCGAATTTTTGAGAGCAACGAAGTCAAATCTGTTGGTGAAGATTATTTTGATAAACAAATACTGACGCAATGCCAAGAACAAGGTCAAGGTCAAGGTCAAGGTCAAGAAAATTTTGTATTAATGATGGCATTGGTTGGCCGTGTTCTGGGGTTAAGTGAGCAGCTTATTACAGACACTTTCATTATCGCTCGAGTCTACTATTTAATCCAAAATACCAGTCTTGAGTATCAAGGAGATTTGGATCAGCCGCGTCAGTTACAAGTTCGAGTCAGAGATTAA
- a CDS encoding DeoR family transcriptional regulator, which yields MNTRQARILNILLTDFYGKLTTKKWATMTKCSADTALRDINDLVEKGMLRKV from the coding sequence TTGAATACGCGCCAAGCAAGAATTCTCAATATCCTACTGACTGACTTCTATGGCAAACTCACGACTAAAAAATGGGCGACTATGACAAAGTGCTCAGCCGATACTGCACTGCGTGATATCAACGATTTAGTAGAGAAGGGAATGCTGAGAAAAGTCTGA
- the kdpA gene encoding potassium-transporting ATPase subunit KdpA, whose amino-acid sequence MTIHALSQLIIYLLILFTLGYFLSGYIMQRMQAPISRLESRGFTALGMLGRDSKGNVASEMNWKQYALAIVLFNIIGFLALFILQLVQGNLPLNPQAMTGVTWDLAMNTAISFMTNTNWQAYGGESTMSYLTQMIGMSLQNFLSAATGIAVAFALMRGLVFKKSAHLGNAWIDLWRCNIYILLPIATIIALLLMSQGVVQTLSTYMDVQTLQGDTQTIALGPVASQEAIKMLGTNGGGFFNANSAHPFENPTPFSNLIQMLAIFLIPTSLCFCLGKMSGNLKQGVAILAAMTVLFIGMYSLTVSSELAGNPWLTSQVSGLAAADVSGNMEGKEVRFGIVASSLFATITTAASCGAVNAMHDSFTPMGGFGLMLQMQLGEVVFGGVGAGLYGMLLFAILAVFVSGLMIGRTPEYLGKKIEPFEMKMVVLALLAAPTMVLMGTAISVMTTSGQAGIFNPSAHGFSEVLYAFSSAANNNGSAFAGLGANSVFYNSMLGLAMVVGRFGVIIPVLALAGSLAKKPRLEVNSGTLPTTTPLFVGLLVGTVLMIGALTFIPALALGPIVEHIWMMKG is encoded by the coding sequence ATGACCATCCATGCCTTATCTCAGTTGATTATTTATCTTCTCATTTTATTTACTTTGGGCTATTTTTTATCCGGTTACATCATGCAGCGTATGCAGGCGCCGATATCCCGTCTTGAATCACGCGGTTTTACTGCACTCGGTATGCTTGGACGAGATAGCAAAGGTAATGTTGCGTCTGAGATGAACTGGAAACAGTATGCACTCGCTATTGTCTTATTTAACATTATTGGCTTTTTGGCGCTATTTATATTGCAACTGGTGCAAGGCAATCTACCGCTCAATCCGCAAGCGATGACCGGAGTTACTTGGGACTTGGCCATGAATACGGCCATCAGTTTTATGACCAATACCAACTGGCAGGCTTATGGTGGCGAAAGCACCATGAGTTATCTCACCCAAATGATAGGTATGTCGCTACAAAACTTTTTGTCAGCAGCAACAGGTATTGCCGTCGCTTTTGCCTTAATGCGTGGCTTGGTATTTAAGAAAAGCGCTCACCTTGGTAATGCGTGGATTGATTTATGGCGCTGTAATATTTATATCCTATTACCGATAGCGACAATCATCGCGCTTCTATTAATGAGTCAAGGTGTTGTACAAACCCTATCGACCTATATGGACGTGCAAACTCTACAAGGTGATACCCAAACCATCGCCTTAGGACCAGTCGCGTCACAAGAAGCGATTAAAATGTTAGGCACTAATGGTGGTGGTTTCTTTAACGCCAACTCTGCTCATCCATTTGAGAACCCTACGCCTTTCTCTAATTTAATTCAGATGCTCGCTATTTTTCTTATTCCTACTTCACTATGTTTTTGTCTCGGTAAGATGAGTGGCAACCTGAAGCAAGGGGTGGCGATATTAGCAGCCATGACCGTATTGTTTATCGGTATGTATTCATTAACCGTAAGTAGTGAACTTGCTGGTAACCCTTGGTTGACATCACAAGTGTCAGGGCTAGCCGCTGCTGATGTCAGTGGCAATATGGAAGGTAAAGAAGTGCGCTTTGGTATTGTGGCTTCATCGTTATTTGCCACCATCACTACTGCGGCATCATGTGGTGCGGTAAATGCGATGCATGACTCATTTACGCCTATGGGTGGCTTTGGTTTGATGTTGCAGATGCAATTAGGCGAAGTGGTATTTGGCGGTGTCGGAGCCGGACTGTACGGCATGTTGCTCTTTGCAATATTGGCGGTATTCGTATCAGGACTCATGATTGGACGGACACCAGAATATCTTGGTAAAAAGATTGAACCATTTGAGATGAAAATGGTTGTATTAGCATTACTTGCAGCACCCACTATGGTGCTAATGGGAACGGCGATTAGTGTTATGACTACGAGTGGTCAAGCAGGGATTTTTAATCCTAGCGCCCATGGTTTCAGTGAAGTGCTGTATGCCTTTAGCTCTGCTGCTAATAATAATGGTTCTGCTTTTGCAGGGTTGGGAGCCAATTCGGTCTTTTATAACTCCATGCTTGGGCTTGCGATGGTGGTTGGGCGTTTTGGAGTCATCATTCCAGTACTGGCTTTGGCAGGATCGTTGGCGAAAAAACCAAGACTTGAAGTCAATAGCGGTACTTTACCGACGACCACGCCATTATTTGTGGGTCTATTAGTCGGAACTGTGCTGATGATTGGCGCATTGACTTTCATTCCTGCGTTAGCGCTTGGACCTATTGTAGAGCATATATGGATGATGAAAGGTTAG
- the kdpB gene encoding potassium-transporting ATPase subunit KdpB, which produces MNVSIDAHNKDLDVPPQQEPDNSDLPEKPSQGLLDPALIKPALKDALLKLDPRVQWRNPVMFVVYIGSWLTTILAINMVIQGQTGLVFTLLITFWLWFTLLFANFAEALAEGRSKAQASSLKQARQDVQARKLASSERLSAATIVQATELNQDDIVLVQIGEIIPADGEVIEGLASVDESAITGESAPVIRESGGDFNAVTGGTKVLSDWLIIRITQAPGQGFLDRMIALVEGAKRTKTPNEIALTILLIALTLIFLMVCVTLLPFSQFAVLASGQGEPISIVILVALLVCLIPTTIGGLLSAIGVAGMSRMMQANVIATSGRAVEAAGDVDVLLLDKTGTITYGNRQASLFLPSNGINENLLAEVALISSLTDETPEGRSIVKLAQSRFDIDENVWKSKPFKTIEFTAQTRMSGTDIEQRRIRKGAYDAIVNWVTEQGGALPSNLEQQVEEVARRGSTPLLVADGQQILGVIELKDVVKSGIKERFAELRKIGITTVMITGDNPLTAAAIAAEAGVDDFMAEATPEQKLELIRSYQRQGKLVAMTGDGTNDAPALAQADVAVAMNSGTQAAKEAANMVDLDSNPTKLIEVVQTGKQMLMTRGALTTFSLANDVAKYFAIIPAAFAGTYPALNVLNIMHLGSPKSAILSAVIFNALIIVFLIPLSLRGVKYRPDSAINLLRRNLLIYGLGGLLLPFVGIKLIDMLINVLHLV; this is translated from the coding sequence ATGAATGTTTCAATAGATGCTCATAATAAAGACTTAGATGTGCCCCCTCAACAAGAGCCTGATAACTCTGATTTACCCGAAAAACCTTCACAAGGCCTCCTAGATCCGGCGTTGATTAAACCGGCGCTAAAAGATGCGCTACTCAAGCTTGATCCTCGCGTTCAGTGGCGTAATCCCGTGATGTTCGTCGTTTATATCGGCTCATGGTTGACGACCATATTAGCCATCAATATGGTAATTCAGGGTCAAACGGGACTGGTCTTTACATTGTTAATTACGTTTTGGCTATGGTTTACCTTATTGTTTGCCAACTTTGCTGAAGCCTTGGCAGAAGGTCGCAGTAAAGCGCAAGCATCGAGTCTTAAGCAGGCACGTCAAGATGTGCAAGCGCGTAAGCTTGCTAGTAGCGAGCGATTATCCGCAGCTACTATAGTGCAGGCGACTGAGCTTAATCAAGATGATATTGTATTAGTGCAAATAGGAGAAATCATTCCAGCGGATGGTGAGGTGATAGAAGGTCTTGCTTCAGTCGATGAATCAGCCATTACTGGTGAATCCGCTCCTGTAATCCGTGAAAGTGGCGGTGATTTTAACGCAGTCACTGGCGGTACTAAGGTCTTGTCTGACTGGCTGATTATTCGTATCACCCAAGCGCCGGGGCAAGGATTTTTGGATCGTATGATTGCCTTGGTAGAAGGTGCCAAACGTACTAAAACGCCCAATGAGATTGCACTGACTATTTTGCTTATTGCATTAACCCTGATATTTCTAATGGTTTGCGTCACCCTGTTGCCATTCTCTCAGTTTGCAGTGCTCGCATCAGGTCAAGGCGAACCCATCTCTATTGTTATTTTAGTCGCATTACTGGTCTGCCTTATTCCAACAACGATTGGCGGTTTATTATCGGCTATTGGCGTAGCAGGTATGAGCCGTATGATGCAAGCCAATGTCATTGCGACCTCTGGACGTGCGGTAGAAGCTGCTGGCGACGTTGATGTACTATTGCTCGATAAGACCGGCACTATTACTTATGGTAACCGCCAAGCTTCTTTATTTCTGCCTTCTAACGGTATTAACGAGAACTTGCTAGCTGAAGTGGCATTGATTAGCTCGCTAACCGATGAGACGCCCGAAGGTCGCAGTATCGTCAAACTGGCCCAAAGCCGTTTTGATATCGATGAGAATGTCTGGAAATCAAAGCCATTTAAAACTATCGAATTTACCGCACAAACTCGCATGAGTGGTACCGATATTGAGCAACGCCGCATCCGTAAGGGCGCTTATGATGCCATTGTAAATTGGGTGACAGAACAAGGCGGTGCGCTACCGAGTAATTTAGAACAACAAGTAGAGGAAGTGGCGCGCCGTGGTAGTACACCATTATTAGTTGCAGATGGTCAGCAGATATTAGGCGTTATCGAGCTCAAAGACGTGGTCAAATCTGGTATCAAAGAGCGCTTTGCTGAATTGCGAAAAATCGGTATTACTACCGTGATGATTACTGGTGACAACCCTTTAACGGCTGCTGCTATCGCTGCTGAAGCTGGGGTTGATGACTTTATGGCGGAGGCTACCCCAGAACAAAAACTTGAATTGATTCGTAGTTATCAGCGCCAAGGTAAGCTGGTGGCAATGACTGGTGATGGTACCAATGACGCGCCAGCACTTGCCCAGGCTGATGTTGCCGTTGCTATGAATAGTGGTACTCAAGCGGCCAAAGAAGCGGCAAACATGGTGGATTTGGACTCAAATCCGACCAAGCTTATTGAAGTGGTGCAAACCGGCAAGCAGATGTTGATGACCCGCGGGGCGCTGACGACTTTTAGTTTGGCCAATGACGTCGCCAAATACTTTGCGATTATCCCAGCGGCCTTTGCGGGTACTTACCCTGCTCTAAACGTCTTAAATATTATGCATTTGGGCAGCCCAAAGAGCGCTATTTTATCAGCGGTTATTTTTAATGCTTTAATCATTGTATTTCTAATTCCACTATCGCTGCGAGGGGTAAAGTATCGTCCAGACTCTGCTATTAACCTATTGCGCCGGAACCTCTTGATATATGGATTGGGCGGACTACTGCTACCGTTTGTGGGTATTAAACTTATCGATATGCTCATTAACGTATTGCACCTGGTCTAA
- the kdpC gene encoding potassium-transporting ATPase subunit KdpC, with protein MHTHSHPDTNTKPSVQDAKDSSNTLDDAATHMPMLKPAILLFILLGIILGLCYPLLMTGVGQVTMPNQANGSLIEKEGQLVGSALIGQQFDQPQYIWTRPSAAGDGYDATQSSGSNLGPLNPELASNVEAQVQKLKAADPQNKAPIPIDLVTMSGSGLDPHISPAAAQWQANRVANIRGISAEQVQKAIDDNTDSKQFNIFGEPRVNVLAVNLALDQISTLPVK; from the coding sequence ATGCACACTCATTCTCACCCAGATACCAACACTAAGCCATCAGTGCAAGATGCAAAAGATAGCAGCAACACATTAGATGACGCTGCTACTCATATGCCAATGCTCAAACCTGCTATATTGCTATTTATATTATTAGGTATCATTTTAGGTTTATGCTATCCATTACTAATGACGGGCGTCGGGCAAGTGACTATGCCCAATCAGGCAAATGGTAGCTTAATAGAAAAAGAGGGACAATTAGTTGGCTCTGCGCTTATCGGCCAACAGTTTGATCAACCACAATATATATGGACACGACCTTCTGCTGCTGGTGACGGTTATGATGCCACCCAATCTTCAGGTAGTAATTTGGGACCTTTAAATCCTGAACTTGCCAGCAATGTTGAGGCGCAAGTGCAAAAGCTTAAGGCTGCTGATCCACAGAATAAAGCGCCGATTCCGATTGATTTAGTAACCATGTCGGGAAGTGGCTTGGATCCACATATCTCACCTGCGGCTGCCCAGTGGCAAGCAAATAGAGTGGCAAACATACGCGGAATAAGTGCTGAACAAGTACAAAAAGCAATCGACGATAATACCGATAGTAAGCAGTTTAATATCTTTGGAGAGCCGCGTGTCAATGTGCTGGCCGTTAACTTAGCTTTAGACCAGATATCTACTCTCCCAGTTAAATAG
- a CDS encoding DUF4118 domain-containing protein has protein sequence MNINRPSPDALLQQIKQQEYTVNRGKLKIFFGASAGVGKTYDMLTSAHQAQAHGRNVLVGIVETHGRSETAALVQGLSVLPLREIEYRGQMLQEFDIDAALASHPDILLVDELAHSNIPGSRHPKRWHDVEELLKAGISVYTTLNVQHLESLNDVVNQITGVVVQETLPDWFFDQANEVVLVDLPADELLARLHEGKVYIPSQAKHAINNFFRKGNLIALRELALRRTADLVDADMQDYRNQARISPIWNTADQLLVGISTGAHSERLIRHAARLASSLHSQWYVVHVDTPRGLNRSVNNKQKVLEALRLADDLGAKTEVISAITVAEGLTSYAHQFNIGRIIIGQNHANRSRPYHWGQSLVKRISQQDVNLDLILVNQTKQLSKTINERQSPSWNMAELSSVDNRNGYLMAILGCGLVTVTLVALTRWFDLANVVMLYLLVIVFISVRFGRAPGILAAFLSVLSFDLFFVEPKLSFNVSDVQYLVTFAVMLIVSLIINNLAVGLRFQAQAARKREQQAISMSYLAQSLSAARKNNDIISQAAAWLTQHIASTAIIVMPDADNKLVVMTDSSIPAEFNWVVTRWVLDHNESAGLGTNTLNANTMHYRALSTSSKVLGVLALMPTDSESFNHPEQQRTLDVAIAQIMLALERVYYAKVAQTALIKVESERLRGTLLSALSHDIRTPITVLSGLASSLAIQSLTVSEQKQLAVDIEQQANVIQRLVINILDYVSLQSGGMKLNKQWVSLEEIVGSNIRQLEHYLKERQIEIDIPHNIDFVYTDELILSRILNNLLTNAINYTPDDACVCIKAMLDNNQQYLITVTDTGEGLPVGMETQIFERFTRGNSEGTTTGLGLGLALSRDLVKHLGGTLSANNIQPHGAQFIITLPWQPLPEQDLLSDDFIASSPNIDSANLAR, from the coding sequence ATGAATATTAACCGCCCTAGCCCAGATGCGTTATTGCAGCAAATCAAGCAGCAAGAGTATACGGTCAATAGAGGTAAATTAAAGATATTTTTTGGAGCGTCGGCCGGGGTTGGTAAAACGTATGATATGCTGACCTCTGCACACCAAGCACAAGCGCATGGACGTAATGTATTGGTTGGTATTGTAGAGACACATGGTCGCAGTGAGACAGCAGCACTGGTACAAGGGCTATCAGTATTGCCGCTACGCGAGATTGAATATCGTGGACAGATGCTACAAGAGTTTGACATTGATGCCGCTCTCGCCAGTCATCCAGATATTTTGCTGGTTGATGAGCTGGCACATAGTAATATTCCAGGATCTCGCCATCCTAAACGTTGGCATGATGTTGAAGAGTTACTAAAAGCAGGTATCAGTGTTTACACGACCCTAAACGTTCAGCATTTAGAAAGCTTAAATGATGTTGTCAATCAAATTACTGGAGTCGTGGTTCAAGAAACCTTGCCCGACTGGTTTTTTGATCAGGCAAATGAAGTGGTATTGGTTGATTTACCGGCAGATGAATTATTGGCGCGTCTTCACGAAGGTAAAGTATACATTCCAAGCCAAGCCAAGCACGCTATTAATAACTTCTTTCGTAAAGGTAATTTGATCGCGCTGCGAGAGCTGGCATTACGCCGAACCGCAGACTTGGTCGATGCCGATATGCAAGATTATCGTAACCAAGCTCGAATTTCACCTATTTGGAATACCGCAGATCAGCTATTGGTAGGAATCAGTACGGGGGCGCACAGCGAACGCCTCATTCGTCATGCTGCTAGGCTGGCCAGTAGTCTACATTCACAGTGGTATGTGGTACATGTCGATACACCACGCGGTTTAAATCGTTCAGTTAATAATAAGCAGAAAGTTTTGGAGGCATTGCGTTTAGCGGATGATTTGGGTGCAAAAACTGAAGTGATTAGTGCCATTACTGTGGCAGAGGGTTTGACCAGCTATGCCCATCAATTCAATATTGGCCGTATTATTATTGGACAAAACCATGCTAACCGCTCTAGACCGTATCACTGGGGACAATCGCTGGTAAAGCGCATCTCACAACAGGATGTTAATTTAGACTTGATATTAGTCAATCAAACTAAGCAGTTAAGTAAAACTATTAATGAGCGTCAATCCCCGTCTTGGAACATGGCAGAATTATCATCGGTAGATAACCGTAATGGTTATCTCATGGCAATTTTGGGATGCGGATTAGTAACCGTTACCTTAGTGGCTCTCACGCGCTGGTTTGATTTAGCCAACGTAGTCATGCTGTACTTGTTAGTGATTGTTTTTATCTCAGTACGCTTTGGACGCGCGCCTGGCATATTGGCTGCTTTTTTAAGTGTGTTAAGTTTTGATTTATTTTTTGTTGAACCTAAGCTGTCATTTAATGTTAGTGACGTTCAATACTTAGTTACCTTTGCCGTTATGCTTATCGTCTCTTTAATCATTAACAACCTAGCAGTTGGCCTGCGATTTCAGGCACAAGCTGCCCGTAAACGTGAACAACAGGCCATATCCATGAGCTATCTTGCTCAAAGCCTAAGTGCTGCTCGTAAAAACAATGACATCATCAGCCAAGCTGCAGCATGGCTAACACAGCATATTGCTAGCACTGCAATCATAGTGATGCCAGATGCGGACAATAAACTCGTTGTTATGACAGATAGTAGCATACCTGCAGAGTTCAATTGGGTAGTGACTCGGTGGGTGCTTGATCACAATGAGAGCGCTGGATTAGGCACAAATACACTCAACGCTAACACGATGCACTATCGAGCGCTTTCGACTTCCAGTAAAGTGCTTGGTGTACTAGCGTTAATGCCGACAGATAGTGAGAGTTTTAATCATCCCGAACAACAACGAACGCTTGATGTGGCTATTGCCCAAATAATGCTAGCCTTGGAGAGGGTATATTATGCAAAAGTGGCTCAAACCGCACTTATAAAGGTAGAATCAGAAAGGCTGCGTGGGACGCTATTATCAGCGCTGTCTCATGATATCCGAACGCCGATAACAGTATTATCTGGTTTAGCGTCTTCTCTTGCTATACAGAGTTTAACGGTAAGTGAGCAAAAACAACTGGCAGTTGATATCGAGCAGCAAGCAAACGTTATTCAGCGCTTGGTCATTAATATTTTAGATTACGTTTCACTACAATCTGGTGGTATGAAACTAAATAAGCAATGGGTGAGCTTGGAGGAAATCGTTGGCAGTAATATACGTCAACTTGAGCACTATTTAAAAGAGCGCCAGATAGAAATAGACATCCCTCATAATATTGACTTTGTTTATACTGACGAATTGATATTGTCGCGCATTTTAAATAACTTACTCACCAATGCCATCAATTATACCCCAGACGATGCCTGTGTTTGCATCAAAGCAATGCTTGATAATAATCAGCAATACCTGATAACGGTGACAGACACAGGAGAAGGGTTACCTGTAGGTATGGAGACTCAAATATTTGAACGCTTTACTCGAGGGAATTCGGAAGGTACTACAACGGGATTGGGTTTAGGCTTAGCTTTGAGCAGAGATTTAGTTAAGCATCTGGGTGGCACGTTAAGCGCTAATAATATACAACCTCACGGTGCACAATTTATTATAACGCTACCTTGGCAACCTTTGCCTGAACAAGATTTATTGAGTGACGACTTTATAGCAAGCAGCCCAAACATTGATTCAGCAAACTTAGCACGATAA
- a CDS encoding response regulator — protein sequence MKTILIIEDEAHIARFIKTAMEQEGYQIFTADSSHRGLIEAATRRPDLLILDLGLPDGDGCDVIADIRTWSSLPILVLSARSDEQDKIKALNLGADDYLVKPFSMGELVARVNAHMRRWQVGYEAPSQIELGNVSIDLTQRQVKKNGKDVHLTPIEYRLLTVLIRYAEKVLTHKQLLNEVWGKGHNHQEHYVRIFMSNLRQKLEDNPSRPNFFLTEIGVGYKLHIPKD from the coding sequence ATGAAGACCATACTAATCATTGAAGATGAAGCCCATATTGCACGATTTATTAAAACAGCGATGGAGCAAGAAGGCTATCAAATTTTTACCGCTGATAGCTCGCACAGGGGCTTAATAGAAGCTGCGACGCGCCGTCCTGATTTACTTATATTAGATCTTGGCTTACCTGACGGTGATGGCTGTGACGTCATTGCAGATATTAGGACGTGGTCCTCATTACCTATTTTAGTATTATCAGCTCGCAGTGATGAACAGGATAAAATAAAAGCGCTCAATTTAGGTGCAGATGATTATTTAGTGAAACCTTTTAGTATGGGCGAATTGGTTGCGCGTGTTAATGCACATATGCGCCGCTGGCAGGTTGGCTACGAAGCACCTAGTCAGATAGAGCTTGGCAATGTCAGCATCGATCTGACGCAGAGACAAGTCAAGAAAAATGGTAAAGACGTCCATTTAACACCTATTGAGTATCGCTTGCTGACTGTCCTGATCCGTTATGCGGAAAAAGTACTGACCCATAAACAACTGCTTAATGAAGTTTGGGGTAAAGGTCATAACCATCAAGAACATTATGTTCGCATATTTATGTCAAATTTACGCCAGAAACTAGAAGATAATCCTTCTCGACCAAATTTCTTCTTAACCGAAATCGGTGTCGGCTACAAGCTACATATCCCTAAAGACTGA